In Gasterosteus aculeatus chromosome 15, fGasAcu3.hap1.1, whole genome shotgun sequence, a single genomic region encodes these proteins:
- the slc38a6 gene encoding putative sodium-coupled neutral amino acid transporter 6 — protein MAGMYSGTFLNSSRYPDFDPRFKRDERTPLLRNNVQSPTTEGASFISSVFNLMNAIMGSGILGLAYAMANTGVLGFCILLLLVSSLSAYSIHLLLKLCEQTGINSYEDLGEKALKKPGKVLVGISIIMQNIGAMSSYLFILKSELPAAIYTLVTPGNTGYHWYEDGRLLLILVTLCVVLPLSLCHKISFLSFTSSFSFFFMLYFAIVVVIKKWSIPCPLPYNVTTPSGAFQISNASDSECTPKLFVISSKSAYAIPTMAFSFLCHTAILPIYCELKQPTKARMQNVTNVSIGLSFVLYLISALFGYLTFYAHVDSELLLSYDVYLPRDVMVITVRLAVLLAVTLTVPLIQFPARKAAILLLFGGRPFSVLIHVFATVIILGVVLSMAIFVPDIRNVFGVVGATTSACLLFVFPGVFYLKLNEGPLTSFDSIGSILLVVFGFLMGIISLSFIVITWVQSS, from the exons ATGGCTGGTATGTATAGTGGTACTTTTCTGAATTCATCGCGATACCCAGACTTCGACCCGCGCTTCAAAAGAGACGAACGCACACCTTTACTAAGAAAT AATGTGCAGTCACCTACAACCGAAGGagcctccttcatctcctctgtgtTTAACCTGATGAATGCCATCATGGGCAGCGGCATATTGGGGCTAGCTTATGCTATGGCTAACACTGGAGTATTGGGGTTTTG TATCCTGTTGCTACTGGTGTCCAGTTTGTCAGCCTACTCTATACATCTCCTTCTGAAGCTATGTGAGCAAACAG GAATAAATTCATATGAAGACCTTGGAGAGAAAGCCTTGAAAAAACCAGGAAAG GTTCTGGTTGGAATTTCCATTATCATGCAGAATATTGGCG cCATGTCCTCCTATTTGTTCATCCTGAAGTCAGAGCTTCCTGCAGCCATTTACACCCTGGTGACGCCAGGAAATACAGG ATATCACTGGTATGAAGACGGCAGGCTCCTCCTGATCCTCGTCACACTGTGTGTTGTGCTTCCTCTGTCATTGTGCCATAAAATAA GCTTCCTGAGCTTCACGAgcagcttttcctttttcttcatgCTGTACTTTGCAATCGTG GTCGTGATCAAGAAATGGTCCATCCCTTGCCCACTGCCTTACAATGTGACTACGCCTTCAGGTGCCTTtcag ATATCAAATGCCTCCGACTCAGAATGCACACCCAAACTCTTTGTCATCTCCAGTAAG AGCGCCTACGCCATCCCCACCATGGCCTTCTCCTTCCTGTGCCACACGGCCATCCTGCCAATCTACTGCGAACTCAAACA GCCCACTAAGGCCAGGATGCAGAACGTTACCAATGTCAGCATCGGCCTCAGCTTCGTGCTTTACCTGATCTCTGCGCTGTTCGGCTACCTGACCTTCTACG CTCACGTggactctgagctgctgctcagctACGATGTGTATTTGCCCCGGGACGTCATGGTGATCACGGTTCGGCTCGCCGTCCTGCTCGCTGTGACGCTGACTGTTCCCCTTATTCAGTTCCCT GCCCGTAAGGCTGCCATCTTGCTGCTGTTTGGAGGACGTCCCTTTTCCGTGCTGATCCACGTCTTTGCAACTGTAATCATCCTGGGTGTCGTTCTTTCGATGGCCATCTTCGTCCCTGATATCAGAAACGTGTTTGGAGTCGTGG GAGCGACAACATCAGCCTGCCTGTTATTTGTTTTCCCCGGCGTTTTCTACCTCAAGCTCAACGAAGGACCCCTCACATCCTTTGACTCCATTGGG TCTATACTTCTGGTGGTCTTTGGTTTCCTAATGGGAATCATCAGCTTATCCTTCATTGTCATCACATGGGTACAGAGCTCATGA
- the trmt5 gene encoding tRNA (guanine(37)-N(1))-methyltransferase, with translation MIPSSLKSPLNLPSYQISQLLTVVVHDNFFFSRISYVTNETTTQEASFHSFDQSRGGSCRAPMTPFQHVCESRMLRLLSRVCSSLAIEGNLKAAAAHRSICSAASLPVSVCSALAVKPIMEAKLYRPPPEVRGMTSLDKEAFTQTISVPALRVPTGVLNKVVKSLRKATIQRPGVPRVVQDKEESSDFRLVLLDPHRVSSPSSFSEAEAEALRSFSVAEELQYYELRLTYHNLKSDEVLEAVLPQGQDVTSGFSRVGHIAHMNLRDHQLPYKNLIGQVIMDKNPGVTCVVNKTNMIDSTYRNFKMEVLAGEENMVAKVKENGVTYEFDFSHVYWNPRLSTEHQRVVQLVKRGDTVFDVFAGVGPFAVPAARSGANVLANDLNPESHRWLQHNCKLNKVENKVRTFNLDGRAFIQGPLKQELPALLKGKATVHVVMNLPALALDFLDAFRGLLQQEASCDEILPTVHCYGFSKADNPEADVAERASQSLGFPLEDRCSVHFVRNVAPNKDMMCVTFTLPKEVIFSSDPEQTEPSPEPAPKRQKCAEATEDP, from the exons ATGATACCATCTTCCCTTAAATCACCTTTAAACCTCCCATCTTATCAGATCAGTCAGCTgctgactgttgttgttcatgaCAACTTTTTTTTCAGTCGCATTTCTTACGTCACAAATGAGACGACCACTCAGGAGGCGAGTTTTCACTCGTTTGACCAATCACGAGGCGGCTCTTGTCGCGCACCGATGACGCCATTCCAGCATGTATGCGAGTCAAGGATGTTGAG GCTCCTCTCCAGAGTCTGTTCGTCTTTAGCAATTGAAGGAAACCTAAAAGCAGCCGCCGCGCACCGGAGCATCTGTTCTGCAGCCTCACTGCCAGTCTCCGTCTGCTCGGCTTTAGCTGTTAAACCCATAATGGAGGCTAAACTTTACCGGCCTCCCCCAGAGGTCCGAGGTATGACCTCTTTGGACAAAGAGGCCTTCACACAGACTATTTCTGTCCCAGCCCTGCGGGTGCCAACTGGGGTCTTAAACAAGGTAGTAAAGAGCCTGAGAAAGGCGACCATCCAGCGCCCAGGGGTGCCCCGAGTGGTGCAAGATAAAGAGGAAAGTAGTGACTTTCGTTTAGTCCTTCTGGACCCCCACAGAGTTTCCTCTCCAAGCTCCTTCAGTGAAGCCGAGGCCGAGGCTCTGAGGTCCTTCAGTGTCGCTGAAGAGCTGCAGTACTATGAGCTTCGACTCACCTATCACAACCTGAAgagtgacgaggtgctggaggcTGTGCTCCCTCAGGGTCAGGACGTGACCTCTGGGTTCAGCCGGGTGGGACACATCGCACACATGAACCTAAGGGACCACCAGCTGCCGTACAAGAACCTCATCG GTCAAGTCATCATGGACAAAAACCCCGGTGTTACCTGTGTGGTCAATAAGACAAACATGATTGACTCCACATACCGCAACTTCAAGATGGAGGTGCTAGCTGGAGAGGAGAACATGGTTGCCAAA GTGAAAGAAAACGGGGTGACCTACGAGTTTGACTTTTCTCATGTATACTGGAATCCCCGGCTGAGCACCGAGCACCAGCGCGTGGTGCAGCTCGTGAAGCGCGGCGACACCGTGTTTGATGTGTTTGCCGGCGTCGGGCCTTTCGCCGTCCCTGCTGCCCGCTCCGGTGCAAACGTCTTGGCCAACGATCTGAATCCGGAGTCTCACCGATGGCTGCAGCACAACTGCAAACTCAACAAAGTGGAGAATAAAGTCAGAACCTTCAACCTGGACGGCCGAGCGTTCATCCAGGGGCCTTTGAAGCAGGAGCTGCCCGCGCTGCTCAAGGGAAAAGCCACTGTGCATGTAGTGATGAACCTGCCTGCCCTGGCTCTGGACTTCCTGGATGCATTCAGAGGCCTGCTGCAGCAAGAAGCGTCCTGTGATGAGATCCTACCCACAGTGCACTGCTACGGCTTCTCTAAAGCTGACAACCCGGAGGCGGATGTGGCGGAGAGGGCTTCCCAGAGCCTCGGGTTCCCCCTCGAGGACAGATGTTCTGTGCATTTCGTGCGCAATGTAGCACCCAACAAAGATATGATGTGTGTGACCTTCACACTCCCGAAAGAGGTCATCTTCAGCAGTGATCCGGAACAGACAG AACCTTCACCAGAACCAGCTCCGAAGAGACAAAAGTGTGCAGAAGCCACAGAAGACCCATGA